The following proteins come from a genomic window of bacterium:
- a CDS encoding hydrogenase iron-sulfur subunit has product MPELARREPAAGTGRPRIVGFLCDFAVDASALVAPDGTMRDLPNVTLINIPCSGFIRPSWLEFALRNGAEGTFVCGCPLGDCFNRFGNNLIGDRVAQLRRRFERQKIHPDRIAAIYFGLHDQAGFLAAVRAFSNQVAQLPGPVVPAPRAAAPRPAARQGAPEPPGTPSGAGQAPSGAPSSAPSSAGQAGQADQAQEES; this is encoded by the coding sequence ATGCCGGAGCTAGCCCGGCGGGAACCCGCCGCCGGAACGGGCCGTCCGCGCATCGTCGGCTTTCTGTGCGATTTCGCGGTCGACGCCTCGGCCCTCGTGGCCCCGGACGGCACGATGCGGGACCTCCCCAACGTCACGCTGATCAACATCCCGTGCTCGGGGTTCATCCGGCCATCGTGGCTGGAGTTCGCCCTCCGCAACGGCGCCGAGGGCACGTTCGTCTGCGGCTGCCCGCTCGGCGACTGCTTCAACCGTTTCGGCAACAACCTGATCGGCGACCGCGTGGCACAGTTGCGGCGCCGGTTCGAGCGGCAGAAAATCCATCCCGATCGGATCGCGGCGATCTATTTCGGCCTGCACGATCAGGCGGGCTTCCTCGCGGCCGTTCGGGCGTTCAGCAACCAGGTCGCGCAACTGCCCGGTCCGGTCGTGCCGGCACCCCGGGCGGCGGCCCCGCGGCCCGCGGCCCGGCAGGGCGCCCCGGAGCCGCCCGGCACCCCGTCTGGCGCGGGGCAGGCCCCGTCTGGCGCCCCGTCTAGCGCCCCGTCTAGCGCGGGGCAGGCGGGGCAGGCGGACCAGGCGCAGGAGGAATCCTGA